The genomic stretch GTGAATTTGAGCAGAAAGTTTTGGCGACTCTCAGACGGTTTCACGACAGTGTTGATTTGGGCGATCTCAGCTATTCTGAGCGGCTTGATGCTACTCGTAAAGCGGTCAACGATGCTAGAACACTAATCATTAGTCCAGCCATCGGATCCAATGCTGAAACTCATCGCTGCGGCCAGCCAGACTTTTTGGTAAAGGATCCACGGCACCCAGACGCCAATCCCCAATATCTGCCGGTAACCATCAAACACCACCGAGTTTTAGAGCGGTGCTTTAATAATCCTGATTCTGCCGCCAGCAAGCTAGATCACCCAACCTTTAGTTCAAAAACTATGCTTAATAACGCCAGATTCCGCTTCTACAAGGAGGCAGATCTGTTGGAGCTCGCCCACTATTGGCGCCAGCTTGAAGATTTGGGCTGGGCTGGCACTAACGCGGTCGGCGGCGTCATCGGCATGGACGAATTTCGTGAGGCAAAAGGACGACTAACCCTGGCGGATAAGGCGCCAAATGACACCGTGACGCTTGGAGTTACCTGGGTCTCGCTTACCGCACGAAAAATAAAGACTTTCGCTCGCACCTCGGCGTCCAATTTCCGCTTTCACAGCGCACTGGAACGCTACGACCACGAATTTACTTTTCGAGTAAAGGTTGCAGAAGTAGCAGTTGCTAAAAGCACGCAGCCCGAACTGAAACTGATGGTTCAGCCAATCGTCATTCGTGAATGTGAAACCTGCAGATGGTGGCCGAGTTGTGCTCTTGAGCTGCCAGATGATGACCTCAGCCTAAATATAGACAAGTCCCCATTGGACGCTAGAGAAATCTCGTCCTTGCGCAAACTGGGCGTAACTACCGTCGAAGATTTGGCTCAAGTAGATATGGATGTGCTGCTCCCCCGTTATCTGCCAGAGGTAGAACACCGAACAGGCGCGCGTGAGAGGCTGTTGTTAGCTACCAGACGTGCGAAAATGATTACTGCCGGCATCGATTTAGAACGCACTACTGCTGATCCAATTCAGTTGCCGGAGGGACGTTGGGAAGTCGATTTAGACATCGAGACCTCAGCCAGCGACCAGGTTTATCTTTGGGGGTTCCTGATTCACGATCGCGACAACCCTAGAGACTTCGGTGTTTATCGCTCATTCAGTTTATTTACAGATTTCAGTTTGGACGCCGAAGTAGATTTAGCGCGCCGAGCTCTGTCTTGGCTGTGGCACTTCTTGGAAGCCCACCCAGACGCCAAGGTGTACCACTATTCCGATTATGAGGTCATCCACATCAATACATTGACTGCACAAATGAACGATAGCTGGGTGCCTGATGTGCCTAAATATATGGATCAGCATTTTTTTGATCTGTTTAAGCTGGTACGCAGTAATTTCTTCGGCGCCCACGGATTAGGCCTTAAAGTTGTCGCCAATCGCGGTGCCGGATTTAATTGGCGAGACGATGACCCCAGCGGGTTGAACTCTCAAAGCTGGTTTGATGATGCCGTACACTCGCCTGACCCGCATACCCGCCAGGCCGCCAAACAGCGCGTCTTGGAATATAACGAGGACGATGTGCGCGCCACTTTGGCATTGCGTCAATGGCTTAGGAAAAACCCACAGCAAGCTGGCGCGGGATTAACTGAAAGGCCGCTGCCACTAGCCTGATGGCAACAAAATTAGTTATTCTCGACGCTCTGACAAGGTATGTTGCCGGAATAGAGCAACTTTTGGCAACAATTTGACGCTTGTTTCTTGGGTTGCTGCAACAACTCTCTTAAGGTTTTAGATGTACGCAGAAAGCCGCGAGAAAGGAATAAAAAATGTTTGTGGTACCTGCTGATATCTACACTACTCGCGCACTCACCGAGTTCGTCGAGACCGCTTTTGCCTGGAATGAAGAGCGCACCGCTCGCAAGGCGAAGTAGTAGAAATAAGACTTCAATAAAAAACGAGCTCGGGTTGAATCAAAGTTCAACTTGAGCTCGTTTTTTGTGTCGGCTAATACGCTGCCACTACCACACAGACTTCGTTGTTATGAGTGACGAAATTCGACGATGTCGTCGGGTTGCATAACGTAATCTTTACCTTCTAGGCGCATCTTGCCGGCCGCCTTAACCTCTTGCT from Vaginimicrobium propionicum encodes the following:
- a CDS encoding TM0106 family RecB-like putative nuclease; translated protein: MPNENSEFEQKVLATLRRFHDSVDLGDLSYSERLDATRKAVNDARTLIISPAIGSNAETHRCGQPDFLVKDPRHPDANPQYLPVTIKHHRVLERCFNNPDSAASKLDHPTFSSKTMLNNARFRFYKEADLLELAHYWRQLEDLGWAGTNAVGGVIGMDEFREAKGRLTLADKAPNDTVTLGVTWVSLTARKIKTFARTSASNFRFHSALERYDHEFTFRVKVAEVAVAKSTQPELKLMVQPIVIRECETCRWWPSCALELPDDDLSLNIDKSPLDAREISSLRKLGVTTVEDLAQVDMDVLLPRYLPEVEHRTGARERLLLATRRAKMITAGIDLERTTADPIQLPEGRWEVDLDIETSASDQVYLWGFLIHDRDNPRDFGVYRSFSLFTDFSLDAEVDLARRALSWLWHFLEAHPDAKVYHYSDYEVIHINTLTAQMNDSWVPDVPKYMDQHFFDLFKLVRSNFFGAHGLGLKVVANRGAGFNWRDDDPSGLNSQSWFDDAVHSPDPHTRQAAKQRVLEYNEDDVRATLALRQWLRKNPQQAGAGLTERPLPLA